One Natrinema marinum genomic window carries:
- a CDS encoding DUF4129 domain-containing protein, translated as MPDDSTPDDASAPDYRQLSFVALAAVALVLAAAFTPGVAVPAGSESSSETDSRLEPGDSAGGGGGGGEGGDGPNVEFDWRRLLELLDIDRGDRDTEQPDPEAACVISLDRTPVPGGQVTATIHYEGEFLDDAPVWFEDRYVGRTDEYGRVTGTVPYVTKMEIRVGAGDDVTCRAGAGTASGAVAADASANGRPSGTTASATAGTLVAAQAADGILTTQSTAEDEDGAENATGSYEVTGEVEIDVRGDPYPGEEVTAEATIKGVPMRDATVSVDGTTFGRTDDDGTASVTVPDDGSERLELEVTRGDFSGTKRIDVLLLEARLRPGGLAPIPGSPGTVEAVIDGEPVANATVTVGGERAGTTGADGRLPVVLPRDPTTTVTVHTGDRTTNQTASVTLLSAYGGLAALTAVVVAGLAAFAHRTHGRRGSVAVGGAAAALLAVLVVEAFYGSWAGLAALAAVSLLGFGLVAGRSDGERLRDRELPSIRGALDRFLTWLVDRTMWLVDRLEVLADRGRALAAAVRGWLRSLPRSASGLWARFADWLRTVPARVRSGLRRALVVARTLPLRTAAVGLGAVALLVGGYVLDGFRGAALVAGGLAVAGVIRYRSDEAEAMEADEDRDDGEPAASKPIAETPNRERRRSFRELWRAFARRVSPGRWRTRTPGEIERRALSEGYPSEPVRELTTLFREVEYGGRPRSSERRDRAAAAYDEIEAERERAETADSQTTEPASATDGGERS; from the coding sequence GTGCCCGACGACTCGACTCCCGACGACGCCAGCGCGCCCGATTACCGGCAGCTCTCGTTCGTCGCGCTCGCGGCCGTCGCGCTCGTGCTGGCGGCCGCGTTCACGCCCGGCGTCGCGGTGCCGGCCGGCTCGGAGTCCAGCAGTGAGACGGACTCGCGCCTCGAGCCCGGCGATTCGGCCGGCGGGGGCGGTGGCGGCGGTGAGGGCGGTGACGGACCGAACGTGGAGTTCGACTGGCGACGGTTGCTCGAGTTGCTCGACATCGACAGGGGCGACCGTGACACGGAGCAGCCCGACCCCGAAGCGGCCTGTGTCATCAGCTTGGATCGAACGCCGGTGCCCGGCGGACAGGTGACGGCGACGATCCACTACGAGGGCGAGTTCCTCGACGACGCGCCGGTGTGGTTCGAGGATCGATACGTGGGGCGAACCGACGAGTACGGGCGAGTGACCGGTACCGTCCCGTACGTCACGAAGATGGAGATTCGAGTCGGCGCAGGCGACGACGTGACGTGTCGAGCCGGAGCGGGCACGGCAAGCGGAGCGGTCGCCGCCGACGCAAGTGCGAACGGACGGCCGTCCGGGACGACGGCGAGCGCCACCGCGGGGACGCTGGTGGCGGCGCAGGCCGCCGACGGCATCCTGACGACGCAGTCGACGGCCGAGGACGAGGATGGGGCCGAAAACGCGACCGGCTCGTACGAGGTCACCGGCGAGGTCGAGATCGACGTTCGCGGCGACCCCTACCCCGGCGAGGAGGTCACCGCTGAGGCGACGATCAAGGGGGTACCGATGCGCGATGCGACCGTCTCCGTCGACGGGACGACGTTCGGTCGGACGGACGACGACGGCACGGCGTCGGTGACCGTCCCCGACGACGGCTCCGAGCGGCTCGAACTCGAGGTGACCCGTGGTGACTTCTCGGGGACGAAACGGATCGACGTACTCCTGCTCGAGGCGCGGCTCCGGCCCGGCGGACTCGCGCCGATCCCCGGCAGTCCCGGCACCGTCGAGGCCGTAATCGACGGCGAGCCGGTCGCGAACGCCACCGTCACCGTCGGCGGCGAACGCGCGGGAACGACGGGTGCCGACGGACGACTCCCGGTCGTGTTGCCGCGCGATCCGACGACGACGGTGACGGTCCACACGGGCGATCGGACCACAAACCAGACCGCGAGCGTGACGCTCCTGAGTGCCTACGGCGGCCTCGCGGCCCTGACCGCGGTCGTCGTCGCCGGCCTGGCGGCGTTCGCACACCGCACGCACGGCCGCCGCGGATCGGTCGCCGTCGGCGGCGCTGCCGCGGCGCTGCTCGCGGTGCTCGTCGTCGAGGCGTTCTACGGATCGTGGGCCGGGCTCGCGGCGCTCGCCGCCGTTTCGCTGCTCGGATTCGGACTCGTCGCCGGGCGGTCCGACGGCGAGCGGCTCCGCGACCGCGAGTTGCCCTCGATCCGCGGGGCGCTAGACCGGTTCCTGACGTGGCTCGTCGACCGAACGATGTGGCTCGTCGACCGCCTCGAGGTACTGGCCGACCGGGGACGGGCGCTGGCGGCCGCCGTTCGCGGGTGGCTGAGATCGCTGCCGCGGTCGGCGAGCGGGCTCTGGGCGCGGTTCGCGGACTGGCTACGGACGGTTCCGGCACGCGTTCGATCGGGACTTCGACGCGCGCTCGTGGTCGCGAGGACGCTCCCGCTCAGAACGGCGGCGGTCGGGCTCGGGGCCGTCGCCCTGCTCGTCGGCGGCTACGTGCTCGACGGCTTCCGCGGGGCCGCCCTCGTCGCGGGCGGCCTCGCCGTCGCCGGCGTGATCCGCTACCGCTCCGACGAGGCGGAGGCGATGGAGGCGGACGAGGACCGCGACGACGGCGAGCCAGCAGCGTCGAAGCCGATAGCGGAGACACCGAACCGAGAGCGGCGACGCTCGTTCCGCGAACTCTGGCGTGCGTTCGCACGGCGAGTCTCGCCCGGCCGGTGGCGAACGCGCACGCCCGGCGAGATCGAGCGTCGCGCCCTCTCGGAGGGGTACCCCAGCGAGCCGGTGCGCGAACTGACGACGCTCTTTCGCGAGGTGGAGTACGGCGGCCGACCCCGCTCGAGC
- a CDS encoding bifunctional nuclease family protein, giving the protein MQASIDAVRVAGTPQGPVPVVVLAVDDEDDVVPIFIGFNEATSIARGLEAEDIGRPLTHDLLLDVMEELGSRIDRVVVTEIKERDSGQGGTYIADIHLETPRGEAVIDARPSDSLALAARTNAPIEISEAVFEDSRDDSEKFDELEDIRNVSGDL; this is encoded by the coding sequence ATGCAGGCATCCATCGACGCGGTTCGCGTCGCAGGGACGCCCCAGGGCCCGGTTCCGGTGGTCGTCCTTGCCGTCGACGACGAGGACGACGTCGTGCCGATCTTCATCGGGTTCAACGAGGCGACCAGCATCGCCCGGGGACTCGAGGCCGAGGACATCGGCCGACCGCTGACCCACGACCTCCTGCTCGACGTGATGGAGGAACTCGGGAGCCGCATCGACCGCGTCGTCGTCACCGAGATCAAAGAGCGCGACAGCGGCCAGGGCGGCACCTACATCGCGGACATCCACCTCGAGACGCCCCGCGGCGAGGCGGTCATCGACGCCCGGCCGAGCGATTCGCTGGCGCTGGCCGCCCGGACGAACGCGCCGATCGAGATCTCCGAGGCGGTCTTCGAGGACAGCCGAGACGACAGCGAGAAGTTCGACGAACTCGAAGACATCCGCAACGTATCCGGTGATCTGTAG
- the hisE gene encoding phosphoribosyl-ATP diphosphatase: MDDVLADLFAVIEDRKETLPEDSYTASLFTHEKGENAVLEKLGEETTELVLAAKDDDREEIAHESADIVYHLLVLLSMKDVDLAELEAELEARR, translated from the coding sequence ATGGACGACGTGCTCGCCGACCTGTTTGCCGTCATCGAAGACCGAAAGGAAACGCTGCCCGAGGACTCCTACACCGCCTCGCTGTTCACCCACGAGAAAGGCGAGAACGCGGTGCTCGAGAAACTCGGCGAAGAGACCACCGAACTCGTTCTCGCCGCGAAAGACGACGATCGCGAGGAGATCGCCCACGAGAGCGCCGACATCGTCTACCACCTGCTCGTGTTGCTCTCGATGAAAGACGTGGACCTCGCGGAGCTCGAGGCCGAACTCGAGGCGCGCCGCTAA